In Syntrophomonadaceae bacterium, one DNA window encodes the following:
- a CDS encoding ketoacyl-ACP synthase III, translating into MKHATITGWGKCMPPAILTNEDISTFLDTSDEWIVTRTGMKERRVSHVSITQLAHIASARALAAAGVDAKDVDLIIFGSCTPDEVVPNNASHIQQLLGIKNAAAFDLNTACTSAMYALSVASAMIKTGAVRTALIIGAEVVTNVQDWKDRNVAVLFGDGAAAFVVQGTEQNEGLLADKLGCFAESRDILRAHGIGMRYIDGRSMRGGIWWDFHGQEIFKKAVLGMSEASEEAIAQSGLTTDQIDLVVPHQANLRIVEAVAKRLKVSPEKVFINIHKYGNMSSATTPVALVEAIEEGFVKPGSHVLLPAFGAGLTYSAHVIRWGERVTPVGLADIELPPCKKTGLQMIKEYIECPRAAGSNQGDGS; encoded by the coding sequence ATGAAGCATGCTACGATTACCGGTTGGGGCAAGTGTATGCCGCCTGCCATTTTAACAAATGAAGATATTTCCACCTTTCTCGATACCAGTGATGAATGGATTGTCACACGCACCGGAATGAAAGAGAGACGTGTTTCCCATGTGTCCATTACGCAGCTGGCACACATAGCTTCAGCACGCGCTCTGGCTGCTGCGGGAGTAGATGCCAAAGATGTGGATTTGATTATTTTCGGTAGTTGTACACCAGATGAGGTGGTGCCAAATAATGCCTCCCATATCCAACAACTGCTGGGCATTAAAAATGCTGCAGCATTTGACTTAAATACTGCTTGCACCAGTGCTATGTATGCGCTATCTGTGGCCTCAGCCATGATAAAAACCGGCGCTGTTCGCACAGCATTGATTATAGGCGCAGAAGTTGTAACCAATGTACAGGATTGGAAGGATCGCAATGTGGCTGTGCTGTTTGGTGATGGTGCCGCTGCTTTTGTGGTGCAGGGAACAGAGCAGAATGAAGGACTATTGGCTGACAAGCTGGGTTGTTTCGCAGAATCTCGTGATATATTACGGGCTCATGGGATTGGCATGCGGTATATTGATGGTCGGAGTATGCGCGGCGGAATTTGGTGGGATTTTCATGGTCAAGAAATTTTCAAGAAAGCAGTATTGGGAATGTCTGAAGCCTCTGAAGAGGCTATTGCCCAATCCGGCCTGACTACTGACCAGATTGATCTTGTTGTGCCCCATCAAGCAAATTTACGAATCGTGGAAGCCGTGGCTAAACGATTGAAAGTTTCACCGGAGAAAGTATTTATTAACATCCATAAGTATGGCAATATGTCGTCGGCTACAACGCCGGTAGCACTGGTGGAAGCCATTGAGGAAGGCTTTGTGAAGCCTGGCAGTCATGTTCTTTTGCCGGCTTTCGGGGCAGGCCTTACATACAGTGCTCACGTAATCCGTTGGGGTGAACGGGTAACCCCTGTTGGTTTGGCCGATATCGAGCTGCCGCCCTGCAAAAAAACCGGCTTGCAAATGATTAAAGAATATATTGAGTGCCCTCGTGCCGCAGGATCTAACCAAGGGGACGGTTCTTAA